In one Dreissena polymorpha isolate Duluth1 chromosome 7, UMN_Dpol_1.0, whole genome shotgun sequence genomic region, the following are encoded:
- the LOC127839876 gene encoding uncharacterized protein LOC127839876: protein MRFGLHLILLNICVHLITSSPGAFNVTEVAIMAFVQATLCDNYKTCGTEISETNSEAVNTFVNGLQFHLPKSPPLLCCRECSCDVTSCAKKGACCPNILDQVNLEDANYFSCEMAQMRKGGRFFQAKNHFYMRSKCHPDYAKTGSSSEVISLCEIRTDNKLEIHVPLLDTIANVTYANKYCAQCNFVTDTDGAFPAKSNNLVYWDSGLQCTDANEAYSILAASNQGFIKAILQTKTCNVLFKPKPVYVVHTSECSGFEIDKCNATGNIDTYDPWLEKACGAYTSTFNTKFKNVFCFLCNTVYTFRIDSYFCLTPFGNGPNMFPEFSSLLAFTPDERKPPTSQPTGCSSEQVFDEHESKPRPPVLFSLRDSNANS from the exons ATGAGGTTCGGACTTCATCTAATACTTTTGAACATCTGCGTTCATCTCATTACATCATCACCAGGTGCGTTTAACGTGACGGAGGTAGCCATTATGGCGTTCGTGCAAGCAACATTATGCGATAATTACAAAACATGCGGAACAGAGATCAGCGAAACAAACAGTGAGGCTGTTAATACATTTGTTAACGGCTTGCAGTTCCATTTGCCGAAAAGTCCACCATTGCTTTGTTGCAGAGAATGTTCTTGTGATGTCACTTCTTGTGCCAAGAAGGGAGCGTGTTGCCCGAATATTTTAGACCAAGTAAATTTGGAAG AtgcaaactatttttcatgtgaAATGGCCCAGATGCGAAAAGGAGGCAGATTTTTCCAAGCCAAGAACCACTTTTACATGCGTTCAAAGTGCCATCCGGACTATGCGAAAACCGGATCGAGCTCAGAAGTAATTTCTTTGTGCGAAATCAGGACCGACAACAAGTTGGAGATACACGTCCCATTACTTGACACTATAGCAAATGTTACATACGCAAACAAATATTGTGCGCAATGTAATTTCGTGACTGACACAGATGGTGCCTTCCCAGCCAAAAGTAATAATTTAGTGTATTGGGATTCTGGTTTACAGTGCACAGACGCCAACGAAGCGTACTCTATTTTGGCAGCGTCTAACCAGGGCTTTATAAAAGCCATCTTGCAGACAAAGACATGCAATGTTCTATTCAAACCGAAACCAGTCTACGTTGTGCACACATCTGAATGCTCTGGTTTCGAAATCGACAAATGTAATGCCACTGGTAACATTGATACATATGACCCTTGGTTAGAAAAGGCATGCGGAGCTTACACGTCTacttttaacacaaaatttaaaaatgtgttcTGTTTCCTGTGCAACACGGTTTACACCTTCCGTATAGATTCATACTTTTGCCTTACCCCATTTGGAAACGGACCTAACATGTTTCCCGAGTTTTCCTCGTTGTTAGCGTTCACACCAGATGAAAGGAAACCGCCCACTTCCCAGCCGACCGGCTGCTCGTCTGAACAGGTTTTCGACGAACACGAG TCAAAGCCACGACCACCAGTACTGTTCTCACTGCGAGATTCAAATGCCAACTCGTAG